A DNA window from Trichosurus vulpecula isolate mTriVul1 chromosome 2, mTriVul1.pri, whole genome shotgun sequence contains the following coding sequences:
- the MUL1 gene encoding mitochondrial ubiquitin ligase activator of NFKB 1, whose translation MDTGGRPSAVQLILLGTSSAVAAALYSVYRHKVQAARELKGAKKIHLGEDLKSILSDAPGKCVPYAVIEGAVRSVKETLNSQFVENCKGVIQRLTLQEHKMVWNRTTHLWNDCEKIIHQRTNTVPFDLVPHEEGTGVAVRVLKPLDSADLGLETVYEKFHPTIQSFTDVIGHYISGERPKGIQETEEMLKVGATITGVGELVLDNNSIRLQPPKQGLQYYLSSQDFDTLLQRQESSVKLWKILTVIFGFATCATLFFILRKQYLHRRERRRMKQMQEEFRLHEARLLRAASAEDREILKNACVVCLSNIKSCVFLECGHVCSCSECYRALPEPKKCPICRQEIVRVVPLYNS comes from the exons ATGGACACCGGCGGACGGCCCTCGGCGGTCCAGCTCATCCTGCTGGGCACTAGCTCGGCCGTGGCCGCCGCCCTGTACTCCGTGTACCGGCACAAGGTCCAGGCAGCCCGCGAGCTCAAG GGAGCCAAAAAAATCCACTTGGGTGAAGATCTGAAGAGTATTCTCTCTGATGCTCCTGGGAAGTGTGTGCCTTACGCTGTCATTGAGG gAGCTGTGCGTTCTGTAAAGGAAACCCTTAACAGCCAGTTTGTGGAGAACTGCAAAGGAGTGATTCAGAGACTGACCCTCCAGGAGCACAAGATGGTGTGGAATCGAACAACCCACCTCTG GAATGACTGTGAAAAAATCATCCACCAGAGAACAAATACAGTGCCCTTTGACCTGGTGCCCCATGAAGAAGGCACAGGTGTGGCGGTTCGAGTGCTGAAGCCCCTGGACTCAGCTGATCTTGGCTTAGAAACGGTGTATGAGAAGTTCCACCCTACAATCCAGTCCTTTACTGATGTGATCGGTCACTACATCAGTGGGGAGCGGCCCAAAGGCATCCAGGAGACAGAGGAGATGCTCAAGGTGGGGGCCACCATCACTGGTGTGGGGGAGCTGGTTCTAGACAACAATTCCATCCGTCTGCAGCCCCCCAAACAGGGCCTCCAGTACTACCTGAGCAGCCAGGATTTTGATACCCTCCTGCAGAGGCAAGAGTCTAGCGTCAAGCTCTGGAAAATCCTGACAGTCATCTTTGGCTTTGCGACCTGTGCCACCCTCTTCTTCATCTTGCGCAAGCAGTACCTGCATCGGCGAGAGCGGCGGCGGATGAAGCAGATGCAGGAGGAGTTCCGGCTGCATGAGGCCCGGCTCCTGAGGGCAGCTAGTGCCGAGGACagggagattttaaaaaatgcctgtGTCGTGTGTCTGAGCAACATCAAGTCGTGTGTCTTTCTGGAGTGCGGTCACGTCTGCTCATGCAGCGAATGCTACCGGGCCTTGCCCGAACCAAAGAAGTGCCCTATTTGTAGACAGGAGATTGTCCGGGTAGTTCCTTTGTATAACAGCTAA